Sequence from the Bombus pyrosoma isolate SC7728 linkage group LG3, ASM1482585v1, whole genome shotgun sequence genome:
AATTTTACGCCAATAAGCTAACTAACGGCTAACTAAACGCCAGCGATTAGCGTtccgaagaaaaaaaaacgaattaaatagaaatattttacacgtagGAACGTCGATTATGTAAAAGACACGCAAATAGAGACAAGACAGCcaagtattatattaatatatgcatcattgataataaattataggCGTACGAAAAATGGAAGAGCCGGATGATTTGTTCGCtggaggagaaagagaagggggaaaaagaaggaaaagtcGAATGGACTTTCAAAATCGAATTTCAACGAAACCTCTCGGAACGATGTTTGTCGAAAACGGAAAGGACGACGAGGAATTTGAACGATCTTAAACGCGTACTCGACGCTCCGAAGACAATACGATCTTGTTAATCAAACAAAAGTCATCGCGCGCGAGTAATTTTTTCAACGCCTGTTTCAACATCCAACAGCTTGGGACGAGCGAGTGCAAACGCGAGAAACGGTCGTCCGCTAAGGACGAAGGCTGTTCCTTATCGAACTCGAATAAATTTGTAGGCGCGTGTTACGTTGGCGGCGAAATTCGACGAAGTAACGAGCCGGCCGAGACTTTACCTAATCGCGCCAATAAAATAAGAATGCTAATTGCGCGCAACCGGCGAACGTAAAATCTGGTGGAAGGAGCGTTAAACACGCGCCCGAGACCGAGAGTGAAagtttttgaaagaaaacgaatcgCAATGGGCTGGGCGCGGGACAGGGAAAAGTACGAAGAAGCTTGCCCGTCCGATTCGGAGATTCTATCGCGGTTAACGCGCACTTGTGTCCGTTCGACAAAGTGACATAAGCCGAAAATCAGAGCAACCGTGTATCGTGCGATGCTGGCAACTCGTGTAGGCGACCCGTGGCATTAGAAAACCAGTCGTACCGCGTATCTACCGAGGTTTTGACTTCTTTTTCGTTGAGTTGCGCATTCGCTGATTCGCCATCTCGGTTCGTCGTACCACCAACGGAGTTCCCAGCGACGAACACGTTCGTCAACCATTTCCGATCATGTGTGAAAGAACGAATacctattttaattaattacaggCGACTAAACGGAGAAGGAGATTCGCCGTGGTGTCAACAAGGTCGTATAAATCAAGCGgagaatttttcgataaattaacTGATTTTGAAAATCAACTCGATGTAAACACCGATGAGAATATCGCATCCGTGATCGCAAGTGATCGTAAGGAAGcacgaaacgaaaggaagaaaacgcGATACCGATACCGGAGAAAAGACGGAAAAGACGAAAAAGACGTCGGAGTATTTGGAATAATAATGGATCAGGTAGATGGAATATTTGCAACGACGATTTATCGGTACGTCCTAGGGATAATAGCTGCTGGTGGAGACAAAACGCGTAGTAGGGTGGGGGGGTGTACTGGTGTGACTTCAAAGCCAACAACGATGACGATGCAGACCACGAGGACGGCTTGCTTTCCATTTGGATTCTGTGATTACTCCTCCTGTACGGCAGTCCTTTCCCGTTCGTCGTATCTCCATGGTCGGTGCTCTCATGCAAATAAATCGTGTGTTCTTCGCTGGAAACGCGTTGTCTCGCTACGATCTTGTCCAACATCGTTGATTCTCTCGAGCTGCGTTCAACGAGCGAGTCGCGTACAACCCTGTCGTATCGTGGATTCGTAGTATCAGAGACCGCAGCAACGTGCTTTATTGccgcgaagaaaataatgctGGTTCGCGCGTTCGCCGATTTTTCTCGACAGTGAATTTCAATAATCCGAGTGTAAATTACATCGTGAAGCATGGAGCGTGGCAAAATTTCCTCGTGCaccttctcctccttcttcttcttcttcttcttcctttcgttattattaacgATCTTTTGCACGTCCATCCAAGCGTCCACGCAAGACCCGGTCTCCATGAGGCAGGTACTTCCAGTGTACGCGGTTATGGAGAACATCGATCTTTTGAATTCCAGCAGATGTCGGACGGAGATAGAAGAACTTCGTAACGCGGTGGACAAACGAATAACTTGGGGCCTGAGAGGTTGATAAAACTTTTAAGATATTTACGTGTAAGAAAATCGCCACCACTGTATGTCACGTTCGCCGCTCTGTTTCGTAACACGTCGTTTCCGTTGTTCGCATGTGGAACGCGTTAACACCGCGGAAAATTCGACTCggtaacaataaaaagaaggGTTGCGCAACCGCGAGAATTCTTCTCGGCGCGATTACATCGAGTTACATCGCGTTACGTCGCGATTGTGTCAGATGCGTAATTTTTTGTCCGGCCAACCCCCGATCCCGAGACTTTCTTCGCGCGTTGCACAAGAAACTAGTTTCTTAGGTCGGAGCGCGTAAAAGCGGCGATCGTGATCGCTCTTGTTCCCCTTTTCCCTGCCCGATCAGATGCAACTGGTCGCGTTTCAACGCGAAACGCCAAACTATGCGCTCGATTTTACCGCCGTTTCCCGTTCATATCGCCGATTGTACCACGAGCTGGCCCGATTATCGTATCATGTATTTTTCAAGTGATGGACACCAGTGGCGTGCCACCCAGGGGATTTCTCCATGGGAATAATTTTTGGTTAGGAGATCACAAAAGTTGCTCTATCCTCTCTCAAAATACCACGCTACCTCTCTCGGAGAAAACACAAAAGAACAATTCGATATACCGGAATCCGAACGAGGAGTTTCCACCTTTTCAGCTTCGTTTCTTTGTTGGACGTATATGGCACAATAGCACCGTGCAATATCATATAGAGACAGAAAAGGAAGTAAGCACGTGGATATTTTACAgtttctatctatctataGCTCGAATCTATAGCTCTAACGATTCGGGTACGTGCAACGCGCGTTGCCGTACTAGCGATCGGCACGTTGTAGCCCGTTTACACGGCCGATCGACCATTTGCCccgttattaaaataatccaTCGGACATTTACATACGTACTACGAGCTTTTATCGTCGTAACGGGCTATCGCACGTTTCGCGCGTTTCACAGATTTCAGAGATTACGCTTTTTTAGAACTTGATCACGCTTGGACTTTGCTTGCCGGCATCCTGCAGCAAGCGCGATGTAGCCACGATGCTGGACAAAGTGTTCCGTGACGAGACGCTTTTGATCGGAAAACTTTTTTCCATTGGCTTCGGATTGATCGAAGTCGACGATTTGGTGGACGATCATCAATGGCTCCTCTCTGCGAAGATGATCTCCATCGtgtatgtaaatttcaaaCGCACCACGAACGCCTGACTAACGCGATGGAAAATGTTTCGGACAAAGAGGTTGAATGCTTTCGAGGTAGAACGCAATTTCACGCGTTTGGcgttttatttggaagaatgCGTAGAGGACGCGCGAAGgtcaaatttcttctttcaagtTGAACCGCCTGTGTACTATTTCGCACGTATCGACTCTTTCAAACGCTCCGCGCCCACCGTCATCCAGgtaaagatattaaaactaTTTGTCGTACATTCTTCGTTAAAAAGTTTTTGACGCGCCAAGGTCGGAAATACGCTTCGGGATTGTCGACTTTTTCGATATCGAGCCCCAATGTTTCGTTACGCGGAATGTTCTAAAGAGCCGATACGTGATAACAGATACAGCAATCGgttaaaaaacaaaagctgctttcttctttctatacGTAACTGAACAAATGCTCTTCTTCTTGTACGAGGAAAAgttgatatttcgaatattttcatcgcgTATCTCGCtcgttcaatttcaaataCGTTCGACGAATCGTCGATTCGTTTAACATCGTACGTTGATGCTTTGTCGCGTAGAAATTTGTTCGCTACGAAAAGGACTGTAGCCCACGTGGAATTACGTCTGCCTCTGAAACTGTTCAACTTTCCTTCGAAACGTTTTTCGTTCAAATCATTACTCGCGCGGCGATCCAAGCGATCGCAGTCGCGTGTACTGACCCGTATATCGCGATCAACGTTCGATCAAATATCGACTAGAAACTTAAAAACATTGATTACAGCGGATTTCTGCTATTGTTGGTTGCTATCGCGATAGGAGCCACGCTGTACGATTTTTTCGTACACCAAGGAGCAAAAGAACACGGCAAAAGAGAATTTCTTACCTTTGAAAATAACAATACGAACGGTAAGCGACACGCACATCGACGCATTTAACgcataattaataacaataataataataacaaaacgCTCGAGTGAGCGATTTATGTAACGTACGATTAACTGTGAACAGAATTGAAGAGCGAAGCAGAAGAGAAATGCGATACCGATCACGAAGAACCGGTACTGTCCGAGCCGAGGCAGCAGAGTCGTATCTTCCAGTATCTTCTctgtttttccattttttccaatatgcatcaaatatttcatcaagAAAAGAGCGAAGATAACACGCGTATATTTCACGGCCTGAAATTCTTGGGAATGGTATGGATTATTACGGCGCACTCCATCTTCTACTCGCTTCATACTATGGGTAAGAAACGAATTTTGATCCATTTTAATTTCGCTGATCCGATCCGATCCGATCCGATTTCTGATCTTCTTtaccctttctttctttctttctttctttctttttaacgaaacgaatcgtgTACACAGGTAACAAAATCGTTCTCTATACGATAACCGACACTGTACCCGCGCAAATCCTAAGCAACGCCACGTATTCGGTGGACACGTATTTCTTTATCAGTGGATTTCTGTTAACGCATATATTTCTGAAGCAACGAGAAAAAGACAAGAGAATTCCGCCTATAATAGCAAGGGCGAATCAACTTGTTAAAATGCTCCTGAAACGATATATCAGGTATGGTATGGTATTGTATATGCGCATCTAGTTCGATCGCCGAGATTACGAcgataatgaaataaacgtTACTTCGAAGGATTACGCCTGcatatttcatcgttatatTGGTCGTGATACTGAATTTTTCCTGGCACGATCGTGTCTCGTTAGTTCTTCCTATCGAGCAACCGAGTTCCAAGTGCTCGAAATATTGGTGGACCAATATACTCTACATCAACAACTTCTACAATTGGGACGAGTTAGTACGTGTGATTATACTCGATAATTCGTTAGATAATAAACGTCGTTTGCGTTACTAGAAAAGAATCATTTcagaaaaagtaataatttcagtGCCTGACCTGGAGTTGGTATCTACCCAATGATATGCAGTTCTTCATATTTGGCAGTTTGCTCCTAATGTTATCTGTCACGTGAGCTTATAATTTGCTTTTTCTAATCGTTTGTCGTCTAGTTTTATccgatcgataaatttaatcgaaggTACTTTTCAGACATTACAATATCGCCCTGGCAATGGGCGGTGTTACGCTGCTTTCGTCCATAGGAACAACCCTTTACGTGGCGTACTCTATCGATTACCACATTGCGTAAGCAgaaaatgaatagaaaatgtttcCAACTTTTTGTTTACCATAGGGAATCCATAGAACAcgtacattatacatatatatttactttcctAGATTGGACGAACAATATAGAACGTTGACGTACCTTTATTTACGGCCGTGGGTCAGAATACCGCCGTATCTCATAGGAATGATCACGTGCCAACTTCTTTCAAAGTGGAATTACCAACTACATTTATCAAAAGTAACGTATCCCGTTTCTATCAGTTTCTTCGTTCAGTTGCCGCGCATCTTTAAACAATACGATCGGATCTATGTTTCAGAGAAGCTGGTTCATTGGCTCGATATTGGCTGTTTTCTGTAATTCTATGATTCTATTCGGCACAGCGATCAGAGGCATGTCCTTGACTGTATCCGTCCTTTATGCGGGCCTCGGTAGAACATTCTGGACCATGGGTATTGCCTGGCTCACAGTTGCGTGCGCGACGAATCACGCCGGTAAATCGACATTTCTTTGAATCGTCTTCCtttatttcgtgaaaataCTACGTCTGTATCGCAATACTCTTTTACGCTTGCAGGTATGGCGAGAAAATTCTTATCGCTAGATTTTTTCGTTCCTTTGAGTAGATTGACCTACTGTGCTTATCTACTAAACCCTATTCTTATACTTTCGTTACATTCGTTGCGTGTTTATCCCTATATCGCTGATGAACTCATAATTGTAAgtataatcgaataatttcgttcgaacaaTTCCGgcgtaatttaaatatagcCTAAtgacgttttcttttctttcaggGTGCTTTGTCCCTTATAATGACTATTACtacttttatcgtttcgatTCTGTTATCCGCAATAGGAGAGGTGCCGTTTATATTGCTCCTTCGATTACACAATAATccacaaagaaagaaatgagTGTATACTAATAAATATCTCCAAGTCCTTTAATCAATAAACTAATGGAAAGAAgtcacacacatacacacacatacacacacacgcgcgcgcgcgcgcgaaaCTTCCAAACATTCCACTTTATTACGATGTTCTCCGCGCTCGATGTAACAATTCATTGTTTCAGAAAACATTCgtaactttatttaatatctcatAATGCCTAGGAAGGagaattaatttatagaatCATTTGGGCAAAAGTTGTAAACGTTCTTCTTTATCAACGAGCATTTTGTACATAGCGATATGATTCGAGCGAAAAGAGGAAGCTCATATACAAATAACTACAGATcattgaaaaatgagaaagaaccTTTGCCGTGCTATGAGTGAACCGGGGAATGTATCCTAGGCGGTGCCGGCGACGTCATTGAACGATTTGCTCGGCTAGCCTGTTCGCGACGACCTTCCTCGAGTTGCTTTTCCAGTTGTTCCTTCAAGACTAGTAGTTCCCTTGTTCGTTGATAAACAGGGTCCTTCGAGAACACGGTGAAAAGAACGCGTAACCGATGATTTAGGTTCAcctatgaaaattaaatcgcaATAGGACCTTTCACATACCTGCTGTCGCATACTGGGGTTCCATCTGCAATACAGACTTTTCCACGGCTTGATATACCTCATACTTGCAATTGGCATTAGAACGAGCTGGTAATTAGGAGCAGCCCAGTACAAAGGATTTTGATACAAGGATAACTGACTATTCGTATACGACCATAACGAGACAGTTTTTTGTTTCACCTGTTCGTGAACTCGTTCGCGTTCGCTGTAGACGTAATTTATAAACGATGGTTATAACAGACACGCAACCAACGGCCTACGGAAAATATTTCGCATACCtgctaaataaaaatgtgcCAAATCTACAAGAGTATAAATGATCGAGAATAGTGATTAGAAAGTGTTCGTTAAACTCGAATGCATTGGGAAACTGTCGACTTATTTGCCACACACAGTCCATAAACTGTAAAAATACTGGAGATCTATCCGCGTCGCTATGATGTTCGACACCATGGCCGATCCTCTAAAATACATTACTAgaattatatatcattttcacTTCGACGTGCGTAATACCTAATTCGATTACGTATGCATCATCGCATACCTGCTGAAATTTATGACCAAAACTTAGCCATTCCTTTTCTATAAGCACTTCAAAACCTTTGATGGTTCTGTAATACGGATCTAACATTAACATGGCGAGAGCCGTGAGCTGTAAAAAGTCATAAATATTAAGAGTACATTAAGTTTAAAGCCCAATTCGTTGTTTCTTAATTACCTGTGCTGTTCTATCCCAACCGTCCGAACAGTGCACTAGTACCGAAGTTTTATGATTTTCAACTTTATCTACAATTCGTAGCGCTCCCGcaagtacatattttatatgcttCAACCAAACGGTAGATTCTATTCCTGATAGCCATCTGGCCTCGTCGATCGTAGGAAAGCATAATTCTAAATGATAATCgctaatatcgataataatttcttattgccaacttaataaatttattagcgACTGAAATTATATATCTACCTTTTAGTTTTCTCAGGCTCTCTCTcattacatgtatattatgaATATCAAGAAATACCAGCTCTGCATTTTGATAAGCGTCCTCGCTCTCGTAACCACCGCCTTTAGCTTTGTTCGCAACCGCGTTAGGCATCGGTCTAGCGTCCATAATAAAAAGTTTGTGACTTTGCGCATTGGCATCCATTATTAGCTGAACGTATCGTTCGTCCTCGCGACTACGTTTGCCACCAACGCCTACTAACGGTTGAGCGCAACGAGTTATCGTTGCCTGACTCTCTGGGTGGATCCACGATAATACCGGCAGCCTTCCTCTACTTCGAAAGGCTGCCGATGCTTGTAAATCCTCATCGGTTGCTGCCGCAGGTACTGCCCATACGACTGGATAACTATCGCATATCGAATACGTATCGTTGATTTTCGATATCTTCCA
This genomic interval carries:
- the LOC122565867 gene encoding nose resistant to fluoxetine protein 6-like, translating into MERGKISSCTFSSFFFFFFFLSLLLTIFCTSIQASTQDPVSMRQVLPVYAVMENIDLLNSSRCRTEIEELRNAVDKRITWGLRVMDTSGVPPRGFLHGNNFWLGDHKSCSILSQNTTLPLSEKTQKNNSIYRNPNEEFPPFQLRFFVGRIWHNSTVQYHIETEKENLITLGLCLPASCSKRDVATMLDKVFRDETLLIGKLFSIGFGLIEVDDLVDDHQWLLSAKMISIVGFLLLLVAIAIGATLYDFFVHQGAKEHGKREFLTFENNNTNELKSEAEEKCDTDHEEPVLSEPRQQSRIFQYLLCFSIFSNMHQIFHQEKSEDNTRIFHGLKFLGMVWIITAHSIFYSLHTMGNKIVLYTITDTVPAQILSNATYSVDTYFFISGFLLTHIFLKQREKDKRIPPIIARANQLVKMLLKRYIRITPAYFIVILVVILNFSWHDRVSLVLPIEQPSSKCSKYWWTNILYINNFYNWDELCLTWSWYLPNDMQFFIFGSLLLMLSVTHYNIALAMGGVTLLSSIGTTLYVAYSIDYHIALDEQYRTLTYLYLRPWVRIPPYLIGMITCQLLSKWNYQLHLSKRSWFIGSILAVFCNSMILFGTAIRGMSLTVSVLYAGLGRTFWTMGIAWLTVACATNHAGMARKFLSLDFFVPLSRLTYCAYLLNPILILSLHSLRVYPYIADELIIGALSLIMTITTFIVSILLSAIGEVPFILLLRLHNNPQRKK
- the LOC122565870 gene encoding myotubularin-related protein 2 isoform X2; this encodes MEKRGSAELLNIEQNNSKNASSDSLNSDSKSSSLNSKMGQESESWDKASHSKSFSSSSTSTDNNIVSALEARKDNQVKNLSGGETGPPLLNGERVQGIAHEVTYVCPYSGPVRGILSITNYKLHFRSVDRETPYVVEVPLGVVSRIEKVGGASSKGENSYGIEVFCKDMRNLRFAHKQENHSRRDVFEKLQQYSFPLSHKLPLFAFEYSETFAENGWNVYEPIAELKRMGVNNDMWKISKINDTYSICDSYPVVWAVPAAATDEDLQASAAFRSRGRLPVLSWIHPESQATITRCAQPLVGVGGKRSREDERYVQLIMDANAQSHKLFIMDARPMPNAVANKAKGGGYESEDAYQNAELVFLDIHNIHVMRESLRKLKELCFPTIDEARWLSGIESTVWLKHIKYVLAGALRIVDKVENHKTSVLVHCSDGWDRTAQLTALAMLMLDPYYRTIKGFEVLIEKEWLSFGHKFQQRIGHGVEHHSDADRSPVFLQFMDCVWQISRQFPNAFEFNEHFLITILDHLYSCRFGTFLFSSERERVHEQVKQKTVSLWSYTNSQLSLYQNPLYWAAPNYQLVLMPIASMRYIKPWKSLYCRWNPSMRQQDPVYQRTRELLVLKEQLEKQLEEGRREQASRANRSMTSPAPPRIHSPVHS
- the LOC122565870 gene encoding myotubularin-related protein 2 isoform X1 translates to MEKRGSAELLNIEQNNSKNASSDSLNSDSKSSSLNSKMGQESESWDKASHSKSFSSSSTSTDNNIVSALEARKDNQVKNLSGGETGPPLLNGERVQGIAHEVTYVCPYSGPVRGILSITNYKLHFRSVDRETPYVVEVPLGVVSRIEKVGGASSKGENSYGIEVFCKDMRNLRFAHKQENHSRRDVFEKLQQYSFPLSHKLPLFAFEYSETFAENGWNVYEPIAELKRMGVNNDMWKISKINDTYSICDSYPVVWAVPAAATDEDLQASAAFRSRGRLPVLSWIHPESQATITRCAQPLVGVGGKRSREDERYVQLIMDANAQSHKLFIMDARPMPNAVANKAKGGGYESEDAYQNAELVFLDIHNIHVMRESLRKLKELCFPTIDEARWLSGIESTVWLKHIKYVLAGALRIVDKVENHKTSVLVHCSDGWDRTAQLTALAMLMLDPYYRTIKGFEVLIEKEWLSFGHKFQQRIGHGVEHHSDADRSPVFLQFMDCVWQISRQFPNAFEFNEHFLITILDHLYSCRFGTFLFSSERERVHEQVKQKTVSLWSYTNSQLSLYQNPLYWAAPNYQLVLMPIASMRYIKPWKSLYCRWNPSMRQQVCERSYCDLIFIGEPKSSVTRSFHRVLEGPCLSTNKGTTSLEGTTGKATRGRSSRTG
- the LOC122565870 gene encoding myotubularin-related protein 2 isoform X4, producing MNENLSGGETGPPLLNGERVQGIAHEVTYVCPYSGPVRGILSITNYKLHFRSVDRETPYVVEVPLGVVSRIEKVGGASSKGENSYGIEVFCKDMRNLRFAHKQENHSRRDVFEKLQQYSFPLSHKLPLFAFEYSETFAENGWNVYEPIAELKRMGVNNDMWKISKINDTYSICDSYPVVWAVPAAATDEDLQASAAFRSRGRLPVLSWIHPESQATITRCAQPLVGVGGKRSREDERYVQLIMDANAQSHKLFIMDARPMPNAVANKAKGGGYESEDAYQNAELVFLDIHNIHVMRESLRKLKELCFPTIDEARWLSGIESTVWLKHIKYVLAGALRIVDKVENHKTSVLVHCSDGWDRTAQLTALAMLMLDPYYRTIKGFEVLIEKEWLSFGHKFQQRIGHGVEHHSDADRSPVFLQFMDCVWQISRQFPNAFEFNEHFLITILDHLYSCRFGTFLFSSERERVHEQVKQKTVSLWSYTNSQLSLYQNPLYWAAPNYQLVLMPIASMRYIKPWKSLYCRWNPSMRQQVCERSYCDLIFIGEPKSSVTRSFHRVLEGPCLSTNKGTTSLEGTTGKATRGRSSRTG
- the LOC122565870 gene encoding myotubularin-related protein 2 isoform X3 is translated as MEKRGSAELLNIEQNNSKNASSDSLNSDSKSSSLNSKMGQESNLSGGETGPPLLNGERVQGIAHEVTYVCPYSGPVRGILSITNYKLHFRSVDRETPYVVEVPLGVVSRIEKVGGASSKGENSYGIEVFCKDMRNLRFAHKQENHSRRDVFEKLQQYSFPLSHKLPLFAFEYSETFAENGWNVYEPIAELKRMGVNNDMWKISKINDTYSICDSYPVVWAVPAAATDEDLQASAAFRSRGRLPVLSWIHPESQATITRCAQPLVGVGGKRSREDERYVQLIMDANAQSHKLFIMDARPMPNAVANKAKGGGYESEDAYQNAELVFLDIHNIHVMRESLRKLKELCFPTIDEARWLSGIESTVWLKHIKYVLAGALRIVDKVENHKTSVLVHCSDGWDRTAQLTALAMLMLDPYYRTIKGFEVLIEKEWLSFGHKFQQRIGHGVEHHSDADRSPVFLQFMDCVWQISRQFPNAFEFNEHFLITILDHLYSCRFGTFLFSSERERVHEQVKQKTVSLWSYTNSQLSLYQNPLYWAAPNYQLVLMPIASMRYIKPWKSLYCRWNPSMRQQVCERSYCDLIFIGEPKSSVTRSFHRVLEGPCLSTNKGTTSLEGTTGKATRGRSSRTG